The Humulus lupulus chromosome 3, drHumLupu1.1, whole genome shotgun sequence genome window below encodes:
- the LOC133825828 gene encoding secreted RxLR effector protein 161-like — protein sequence MQTPKKSHLEVVRRILRYIKGTIDYGLMCKKGESCKLVGYCDTDYAGDHDTRRSTTGYMFMLGSGMISWCSKRQLTVPLSTTEAEYRAAAMAAQENTWLIQLIKDLHQPIDYAMPLYCDNQSTIRLAENSVFHARTKHVEVHYHFLREKVLQDEILMN from the coding sequence ATGCAAACTCCAAAGAAGTCTCATTTAGAAGTAGTTCGGCGGATACTCAGATATATAAAAGGTACAATAGACTATGGTCTTATGTGCAAGAAGGGTGAAAGTTGCAAACTAGTTGGTTATTGTGACACTGACTATGCAGGGGATCATGATACTCGTAGATCAACTACGGGGTATATGTTTATGCTTGGATCTGGAATGATTTCTTGGTGTAGTAAGAGACAACTGACAGTGCCTTTGTCAACAACCGAAGCAGAATACCGAGCAGCAGCAATGGCAGCTCAAGAGAACACTTGGTTGATACAATTAATAAAAGATTTGCACCAACCAATAGATTATGCGATGCCATTGTACTGTGACAATCAATCAACAATTCGTCTGGCAGAAAATTCAGTCTTTCATGCAAGGACTAAACACGTGGAAGTGCACTATCATTTTCTTCGAGAGAAAGTTCTGCAAGATGAGATTTTAATGAATTAA